From Daphnia pulicaria isolate SC F1-1A chromosome 4, SC_F0-13Bv2, whole genome shotgun sequence, one genomic window encodes:
- the LOC124335773 gene encoding nucleolar protein dao-5-like isoform X1, whose protein sequence is MSKIRLSAESSMFYRQIKAKKYLHSAVSAHDSSASDQESNVSGDSEPKDDFDGFSPQVPRTNTQSKIQSMSISAQENAAELNNPEDGKLQPKHSFTRKPATRRTAAAEKKNQEPASLSKITDKKTKPPATKRGKKEAGNPTDNAAEPAAKRPRVASKRKAILTEKAATPSTEDADDDPTLHENKGRGRGRGRPRKTILTEEAATASTEDADDDPTLHEKKGRGRPRGRPERDVSAKFVPETSSSSPSKSLDDQSRMEAKTPEAVNDEAHEMILKTAKKPKDSTLRENKGRGRGGRGRGLPERDVSPEPGTRSRSPTKSLDISQKHNLRGNKVSSIVDEVETDISAEGSKSKPPKSADPTLRVDNEQGRGRGRGRGRPERDLSAECIPGTSSSSPTKSLDDQSRVQVKTPEAHAMVLKTAEKPKERNYHFLSSSESEIEDEEDDEDDLFLLSRYSFQKTKSPKNAVPLPSFKTPNTVTDKVSELGSPKTSKFRLLPEPTPLLRTTPRRTTLTMELSLNRVEPSLSDPEDVADTELYKTSQQENQLEPSTSQANGKSIEETPVSKRRSISDSSKKPSPTKRLQSPLKSSQQPNDPENDIVGNDSRLIARKIEALQETMLRIENSMNRQFPLNSAIDPSTLPVPNRNLLPTQFNLYLASPSDPVRAQGLSNTEYSISLVYVQPTIVHPLKINNPMMVVRLKGSVEFRSDPHAPSHILLNSSTRLVDLEAGRTLHVVNTGEEVASFALLEIF, encoded by the exons ATGTCAAAGATAAGACTATCTGCAGAATCTTCGATGTTCTACCGCCAAATTAAAGCCAA GAAATATTTGCATTCAGCTGTGAGTGCACATGACTCATCTGCCTCAGATCAAGAAAGCAATGTCTCTGGAGATAGTGAACCCAAAGATGATTTCGATGGATTCAGTCCTCAAGTGCCTCGTACAA ATACCCAATCCAAAATACAGAGTATGTCAATCAGTGCCCAAGAAAATGCAGCAGAATTGAACAATCCAG aagacGGGAAGCTCCAACCAAAACATTCTTTCACAAGAAAACCTGCTACTAGACGTA cagcagcagctgaaaaGAAGAATCAAGAGCCCGCATCCTTGTCGAAAATAACtgacaaaaaaacgaaaccaCCGGCTacaaaaagaggaaagaaagaagctgGAAACCCAACTGATAATGCAGCTGAACCAGCCGCGAAACGGCCTAGAGTTGCTTCTAAAAGGAAAGCTATCTTAACGGAAAAAGCAGCTACACCCTCCACTGAAGATGCAGACGACG acCCAACATTACATGAAAACAAGGGTCGTGGTCGTGGTCGTGGTCGTCCACGGAAAACTATCTTAACGGAAGAAGCAGCTACAGCCTCCACCGAAGATGCAGACGACG acCCAACATTACATGAAAAGAAGGGTCGTGGTCGTCCACGCGGTCGCCCAGAGAGAGATGTTTCAGCTAAATTTGTGCCTGAAACAAGTTCAAGTTCCCCTTCAAAGTCCTTAg ACGACCAGAGTAGAATGGAAGCGAAAACGCCTGAAGCTGTAAATGACGAAGCGCACGAAATGATCTTGAAAACCGCAAAAAAACCCAAAG aCTCAACATTACGTGAAAACAAGGGTCGTGGTCGTGGTGGTCGTGGACGCGGTCTCCCAGAGAGAGATGTttcacctgaacctggaacacgTTCAAGATCTCCTACAAAGTCCTTAg aTATCAGTCAGAAACATAATCTGCGTGGTAACAAGGTTTCTAGCATTGTGGATGAAGTAGAAACGGATATATCAGCAGAAGGATCGAAAAGTAAACCTCCAAAGTCTGCGG accCAACATTACGTGTTGACAACGAACAGGGTCGTGGTCGAGGTCGCGGTCGTGGTCGTCCAGAGAGAGATCTTTCAGCTGAATGTATACCTGGAACAAGTTCAAGTTCCCCTACAAAGTCCTTAg ACGACCAGAGTAGAGTTCAAGTTAAAACACCTGAAGCGCATGCGATGGTCTTGAAAACCGCAGAAAAACCCAAAG aaaggaACTACCATTTCTTGAGCAGCTCAGAGTCTGAAATAGAAGACGAAGAGGACGACGAAGatgatttatttcttctcagTCGATATTCCttccaaaaaacgaaaagtcCAAAAAATGCAGTTCCTTTGCCCAGTTTTAAAACACCAAACACAGTCACTGACAAAGTTTCAGAATTGGGCTCACCCAAAACTTCGAAATTCCGTCTCTTACCTGAACCGACACCACTGCTCCGGACCACTCCCAGACGAACTACTTTGACCATGGAATTATCACTGAATAGAGTTGAACCGTCTTTGAGCGATCCAGAAGATGTTGCAGATACAGAACTGTACAAGACATCGCAACAGGAAAATCAACTTGAGCCTTCCACTTCTCAGGCCAACG GAAAATCAATTGAGGAAACTCCCGTGTCAAAGAGAAGAAGTATATCTGATTCTTCAAAGAAACCATCGCCAACTAAGCGACTCCAATCCCCTTTAAAATCCTCGCAACAACCGAACGATCCCGAAAACGACATCGTTGGGAATG ATTCTAGACTTATTGCAAGAAAGATTGAAGCACTACAGGAAACTATGCTCCGAATTGAGAATTCAATGAACCGCCAATTCCCATTAAATTCCGCCATTGATCCGTCTACACTTCCAGTGCCTAACCGCAATCTTCTACCGACTCAATTCAATCTGTATTTGGCCTCACCCAGCGATCCTGTACGAGCACAGGGTCTGTCCAACACTGAATACAGCATATCGTTGGTTTATGTACAGCCAACAATTGTTCATCCTCTGAAAATTAATAACCCGATGATG GTCGTGCGCCTCAAAGGAAGCGTCGAATTTAGAAGCGATCCACATGCTCCAAGTCACATTTTACTCAACTCTTCAACGAGACTTGTTGACCTCGAAGCGGGTCGTACTCTTCATGTGGTCAACACAGGGGAAGAGGTCGCCTCATTTGCACTtctcgaaattttttaa
- the LOC124335773 gene encoding nucleolar protein dao-5-like isoform X6 produces the protein MSKIRLSAESSMFYRQIKAKKYLHSAVSAHDSSASDQESNVSGDSEPKDDFDGFSPQVPRTNTQSKIQSMSISAQENAAELNNPEDGKLQPKHSFTRKPATRRTAAAEKKNQEPASLSKITDKKTKPPATKRGKKEAGNPTDNAAEPAAKRPRVASKRKAILTEKAATPSTEDADDDPTLHEKKGRGRPRGRPERDVSAKFVPETSSSSPSKSLDDQSRMEAKTPEAVNDEAHEMILKTAKKPKDSTLRENKGRGRGGRGRGLPERDVSPEPGTRSRSPTKSLDISQKHNLRGNKVSSIVDEVETDISAEGSKSKPPKSADPTLRVDNEQGRGRGRGRGRPERDLSAECIPGTSSSSPTKSLDDQSRVQVKTPEAHAMVLKTAEKPKERNYHFLSSSESEIEDEEDDEDDLFLLSRYSFQKTKSPKNAVPLPSFKTPNTVTDKVSELGSPKTSKFRLLPEPTPLLRTTPRRTTLTMELSLNRVEPSLSDPEDVADTELYKTSQQENQLEPSTSQANGKSIEETPVSKRRSISDSSKKPSPTKRLQSPLKSSQQPNDPENDIVGNDSRLIARKIEALQETMLRIENSMNRQFPLNSAIDPSTLPVPNRNLLPTQFNLYLASPSDPVRAQGLSNTEYSISLVYVQPTIVHPLKINNPMMVVRLKGSVEFRSDPHAPSHILLNSSTRLVDLEAGRTLHVVNTGEEVASFALLEIF, from the exons ATGTCAAAGATAAGACTATCTGCAGAATCTTCGATGTTCTACCGCCAAATTAAAGCCAA GAAATATTTGCATTCAGCTGTGAGTGCACATGACTCATCTGCCTCAGATCAAGAAAGCAATGTCTCTGGAGATAGTGAACCCAAAGATGATTTCGATGGATTCAGTCCTCAAGTGCCTCGTACAA ATACCCAATCCAAAATACAGAGTATGTCAATCAGTGCCCAAGAAAATGCAGCAGAATTGAACAATCCAG aagacGGGAAGCTCCAACCAAAACATTCTTTCACAAGAAAACCTGCTACTAGACGTA cagcagcagctgaaaaGAAGAATCAAGAGCCCGCATCCTTGTCGAAAATAACtgacaaaaaaacgaaaccaCCGGCTacaaaaagaggaaagaaagaagctgGAAACCCAACTGATAATGCAGCTGAACCAGCCGCGAAACGGCCTAGAGTTGCTTCTAAAAGGAAAGCTATCTTAACGGAAAAAGCAGCTACACCCTCCACTGAAGATGCAGACGACG acCCAACATTACATGAAAAGAAGGGTCGTGGTCGTCCACGCGGTCGCCCAGAGAGAGATGTTTCAGCTAAATTTGTGCCTGAAACAAGTTCAAGTTCCCCTTCAAAGTCCTTAg ACGACCAGAGTAGAATGGAAGCGAAAACGCCTGAAGCTGTAAATGACGAAGCGCACGAAATGATCTTGAAAACCGCAAAAAAACCCAAAG aCTCAACATTACGTGAAAACAAGGGTCGTGGTCGTGGTGGTCGTGGACGCGGTCTCCCAGAGAGAGATGTttcacctgaacctggaacacgTTCAAGATCTCCTACAAAGTCCTTAg aTATCAGTCAGAAACATAATCTGCGTGGTAACAAGGTTTCTAGCATTGTGGATGAAGTAGAAACGGATATATCAGCAGAAGGATCGAAAAGTAAACCTCCAAAGTCTGCGG accCAACATTACGTGTTGACAACGAACAGGGTCGTGGTCGAGGTCGCGGTCGTGGTCGTCCAGAGAGAGATCTTTCAGCTGAATGTATACCTGGAACAAGTTCAAGTTCCCCTACAAAGTCCTTAg ACGACCAGAGTAGAGTTCAAGTTAAAACACCTGAAGCGCATGCGATGGTCTTGAAAACCGCAGAAAAACCCAAAG aaaggaACTACCATTTCTTGAGCAGCTCAGAGTCTGAAATAGAAGACGAAGAGGACGACGAAGatgatttatttcttctcagTCGATATTCCttccaaaaaacgaaaagtcCAAAAAATGCAGTTCCTTTGCCCAGTTTTAAAACACCAAACACAGTCACTGACAAAGTTTCAGAATTGGGCTCACCCAAAACTTCGAAATTCCGTCTCTTACCTGAACCGACACCACTGCTCCGGACCACTCCCAGACGAACTACTTTGACCATGGAATTATCACTGAATAGAGTTGAACCGTCTTTGAGCGATCCAGAAGATGTTGCAGATACAGAACTGTACAAGACATCGCAACAGGAAAATCAACTTGAGCCTTCCACTTCTCAGGCCAACG GAAAATCAATTGAGGAAACTCCCGTGTCAAAGAGAAGAAGTATATCTGATTCTTCAAAGAAACCATCGCCAACTAAGCGACTCCAATCCCCTTTAAAATCCTCGCAACAACCGAACGATCCCGAAAACGACATCGTTGGGAATG ATTCTAGACTTATTGCAAGAAAGATTGAAGCACTACAGGAAACTATGCTCCGAATTGAGAATTCAATGAACCGCCAATTCCCATTAAATTCCGCCATTGATCCGTCTACACTTCCAGTGCCTAACCGCAATCTTCTACCGACTCAATTCAATCTGTATTTGGCCTCACCCAGCGATCCTGTACGAGCACAGGGTCTGTCCAACACTGAATACAGCATATCGTTGGTTTATGTACAGCCAACAATTGTTCATCCTCTGAAAATTAATAACCCGATGATG GTCGTGCGCCTCAAAGGAAGCGTCGAATTTAGAAGCGATCCACATGCTCCAAGTCACATTTTACTCAACTCTTCAACGAGACTTGTTGACCTCGAAGCGGGTCGTACTCTTCATGTGGTCAACACAGGGGAAGAGGTCGCCTCATTTGCACTtctcgaaattttttaa
- the LOC124335773 gene encoding uncharacterized protein LOC124335773 isoform X2, with the protein MSKIRLSAESSMFYRQIKAKKYLHSAVSAHDSSASDQESNVSGDSEPKDDFDGFSPQVPRTNTQSKIQSMSISAQENAAELNNPEDGKLQPKHSFTRKPATRRTAAEKKNQEPASLSKITDKKTKPPATKRGKKEAGNPTDNAAEPAAKRPRVASKRKAILTEKAATPSTEDADDDPTLHENKGRGRGRGRPRKTILTEEAATASTEDADDDPTLHEKKGRGRPRGRPERDVSAKFVPETSSSSPSKSLDDQSRMEAKTPEAVNDEAHEMILKTAKKPKDSTLRENKGRGRGGRGRGLPERDVSPEPGTRSRSPTKSLDISQKHNLRGNKVSSIVDEVETDISAEGSKSKPPKSADPTLRVDNEQGRGRGRGRGRPERDLSAECIPGTSSSSPTKSLDDQSRVQVKTPEAHAMVLKTAEKPKERNYHFLSSSESEIEDEEDDEDDLFLLSRYSFQKTKSPKNAVPLPSFKTPNTVTDKVSELGSPKTSKFRLLPEPTPLLRTTPRRTTLTMELSLNRVEPSLSDPEDVADTELYKTSQQENQLEPSTSQANGKSIEETPVSKRRSISDSSKKPSPTKRLQSPLKSSQQPNDPENDIVGNDSRLIARKIEALQETMLRIENSMNRQFPLNSAIDPSTLPVPNRNLLPTQFNLYLASPSDPVRAQGLSNTEYSISLVYVQPTIVHPLKINNPMMVVRLKGSVEFRSDPHAPSHILLNSSTRLVDLEAGRTLHVVNTGEEVASFALLEIF; encoded by the exons ATGTCAAAGATAAGACTATCTGCAGAATCTTCGATGTTCTACCGCCAAATTAAAGCCAA GAAATATTTGCATTCAGCTGTGAGTGCACATGACTCATCTGCCTCAGATCAAGAAAGCAATGTCTCTGGAGATAGTGAACCCAAAGATGATTTCGATGGATTCAGTCCTCAAGTGCCTCGTACAA ATACCCAATCCAAAATACAGAGTATGTCAATCAGTGCCCAAGAAAATGCAGCAGAATTGAACAATCCAG aagacGGGAAGCTCCAACCAAAACATTCTTTCACAAGAAAACCTGCTACTAGACGTA cagcagctgaaaaGAAGAATCAAGAGCCCGCATCCTTGTCGAAAATAACtgacaaaaaaacgaaaccaCCGGCTacaaaaagaggaaagaaagaagctgGAAACCCAACTGATAATGCAGCTGAACCAGCCGCGAAACGGCCTAGAGTTGCTTCTAAAAGGAAAGCTATCTTAACGGAAAAAGCAGCTACACCCTCCACTGAAGATGCAGACGACG acCCAACATTACATGAAAACAAGGGTCGTGGTCGTGGTCGTGGTCGTCCACGGAAAACTATCTTAACGGAAGAAGCAGCTACAGCCTCCACCGAAGATGCAGACGACG acCCAACATTACATGAAAAGAAGGGTCGTGGTCGTCCACGCGGTCGCCCAGAGAGAGATGTTTCAGCTAAATTTGTGCCTGAAACAAGTTCAAGTTCCCCTTCAAAGTCCTTAg ACGACCAGAGTAGAATGGAAGCGAAAACGCCTGAAGCTGTAAATGACGAAGCGCACGAAATGATCTTGAAAACCGCAAAAAAACCCAAAG aCTCAACATTACGTGAAAACAAGGGTCGTGGTCGTGGTGGTCGTGGACGCGGTCTCCCAGAGAGAGATGTttcacctgaacctggaacacgTTCAAGATCTCCTACAAAGTCCTTAg aTATCAGTCAGAAACATAATCTGCGTGGTAACAAGGTTTCTAGCATTGTGGATGAAGTAGAAACGGATATATCAGCAGAAGGATCGAAAAGTAAACCTCCAAAGTCTGCGG accCAACATTACGTGTTGACAACGAACAGGGTCGTGGTCGAGGTCGCGGTCGTGGTCGTCCAGAGAGAGATCTTTCAGCTGAATGTATACCTGGAACAAGTTCAAGTTCCCCTACAAAGTCCTTAg ACGACCAGAGTAGAGTTCAAGTTAAAACACCTGAAGCGCATGCGATGGTCTTGAAAACCGCAGAAAAACCCAAAG aaaggaACTACCATTTCTTGAGCAGCTCAGAGTCTGAAATAGAAGACGAAGAGGACGACGAAGatgatttatttcttctcagTCGATATTCCttccaaaaaacgaaaagtcCAAAAAATGCAGTTCCTTTGCCCAGTTTTAAAACACCAAACACAGTCACTGACAAAGTTTCAGAATTGGGCTCACCCAAAACTTCGAAATTCCGTCTCTTACCTGAACCGACACCACTGCTCCGGACCACTCCCAGACGAACTACTTTGACCATGGAATTATCACTGAATAGAGTTGAACCGTCTTTGAGCGATCCAGAAGATGTTGCAGATACAGAACTGTACAAGACATCGCAACAGGAAAATCAACTTGAGCCTTCCACTTCTCAGGCCAACG GAAAATCAATTGAGGAAACTCCCGTGTCAAAGAGAAGAAGTATATCTGATTCTTCAAAGAAACCATCGCCAACTAAGCGACTCCAATCCCCTTTAAAATCCTCGCAACAACCGAACGATCCCGAAAACGACATCGTTGGGAATG ATTCTAGACTTATTGCAAGAAAGATTGAAGCACTACAGGAAACTATGCTCCGAATTGAGAATTCAATGAACCGCCAATTCCCATTAAATTCCGCCATTGATCCGTCTACACTTCCAGTGCCTAACCGCAATCTTCTACCGACTCAATTCAATCTGTATTTGGCCTCACCCAGCGATCCTGTACGAGCACAGGGTCTGTCCAACACTGAATACAGCATATCGTTGGTTTATGTACAGCCAACAATTGTTCATCCTCTGAAAATTAATAACCCGATGATG GTCGTGCGCCTCAAAGGAAGCGTCGAATTTAGAAGCGATCCACATGCTCCAAGTCACATTTTACTCAACTCTTCAACGAGACTTGTTGACCTCGAAGCGGGTCGTACTCTTCATGTGGTCAACACAGGGGAAGAGGTCGCCTCATTTGCACTtctcgaaattttttaa
- the LOC124335773 gene encoding nucleolar protein dao-5-like isoform X5 — MSKIRLSAESSMFYRQIKAKKYLHSAVSAHDSSASDQESNVSGDSEPKDDFDGFSPQVPRTNTQSKIQSMSISAQENAAELNNPEDGKLQPKHSFTRKPATRRTAAAEKKNQEPASLSKITDKKTKPPATKRGKKEAGNPTDNAAEPAAKRPRVASKRKAILTEKAATPSTEDAATASTEDADDDPTLHEKKGRGRPRGRPERDVSAKFVPETSSSSPSKSLDDQSRMEAKTPEAVNDEAHEMILKTAKKPKDSTLRENKGRGRGGRGRGLPERDVSPEPGTRSRSPTKSLDISQKHNLRGNKVSSIVDEVETDISAEGSKSKPPKSADPTLRVDNEQGRGRGRGRGRPERDLSAECIPGTSSSSPTKSLDDQSRVQVKTPEAHAMVLKTAEKPKERNYHFLSSSESEIEDEEDDEDDLFLLSRYSFQKTKSPKNAVPLPSFKTPNTVTDKVSELGSPKTSKFRLLPEPTPLLRTTPRRTTLTMELSLNRVEPSLSDPEDVADTELYKTSQQENQLEPSTSQANGKSIEETPVSKRRSISDSSKKPSPTKRLQSPLKSSQQPNDPENDIVGNDSRLIARKIEALQETMLRIENSMNRQFPLNSAIDPSTLPVPNRNLLPTQFNLYLASPSDPVRAQGLSNTEYSISLVYVQPTIVHPLKINNPMMVVRLKGSVEFRSDPHAPSHILLNSSTRLVDLEAGRTLHVVNTGEEVASFALLEIF, encoded by the exons ATGTCAAAGATAAGACTATCTGCAGAATCTTCGATGTTCTACCGCCAAATTAAAGCCAA GAAATATTTGCATTCAGCTGTGAGTGCACATGACTCATCTGCCTCAGATCAAGAAAGCAATGTCTCTGGAGATAGTGAACCCAAAGATGATTTCGATGGATTCAGTCCTCAAGTGCCTCGTACAA ATACCCAATCCAAAATACAGAGTATGTCAATCAGTGCCCAAGAAAATGCAGCAGAATTGAACAATCCAG aagacGGGAAGCTCCAACCAAAACATTCTTTCACAAGAAAACCTGCTACTAGACGTA cagcagcagctgaaaaGAAGAATCAAGAGCCCGCATCCTTGTCGAAAATAACtgacaaaaaaacgaaaccaCCGGCTacaaaaagaggaaagaaagaagctgGAAACCCAACTGATAATGCAGCTGAACCAGCCGCGAAACGGCCTAGAGTTGCTTCTAAAAGGAAAGCTATCTTAACGGAAAAAGCAGCTACACCCTCCACTGAAGAT GCAGCTACAGCCTCCACCGAAGATGCAGACGACG acCCAACATTACATGAAAAGAAGGGTCGTGGTCGTCCACGCGGTCGCCCAGAGAGAGATGTTTCAGCTAAATTTGTGCCTGAAACAAGTTCAAGTTCCCCTTCAAAGTCCTTAg ACGACCAGAGTAGAATGGAAGCGAAAACGCCTGAAGCTGTAAATGACGAAGCGCACGAAATGATCTTGAAAACCGCAAAAAAACCCAAAG aCTCAACATTACGTGAAAACAAGGGTCGTGGTCGTGGTGGTCGTGGACGCGGTCTCCCAGAGAGAGATGTttcacctgaacctggaacacgTTCAAGATCTCCTACAAAGTCCTTAg aTATCAGTCAGAAACATAATCTGCGTGGTAACAAGGTTTCTAGCATTGTGGATGAAGTAGAAACGGATATATCAGCAGAAGGATCGAAAAGTAAACCTCCAAAGTCTGCGG accCAACATTACGTGTTGACAACGAACAGGGTCGTGGTCGAGGTCGCGGTCGTGGTCGTCCAGAGAGAGATCTTTCAGCTGAATGTATACCTGGAACAAGTTCAAGTTCCCCTACAAAGTCCTTAg ACGACCAGAGTAGAGTTCAAGTTAAAACACCTGAAGCGCATGCGATGGTCTTGAAAACCGCAGAAAAACCCAAAG aaaggaACTACCATTTCTTGAGCAGCTCAGAGTCTGAAATAGAAGACGAAGAGGACGACGAAGatgatttatttcttctcagTCGATATTCCttccaaaaaacgaaaagtcCAAAAAATGCAGTTCCTTTGCCCAGTTTTAAAACACCAAACACAGTCACTGACAAAGTTTCAGAATTGGGCTCACCCAAAACTTCGAAATTCCGTCTCTTACCTGAACCGACACCACTGCTCCGGACCACTCCCAGACGAACTACTTTGACCATGGAATTATCACTGAATAGAGTTGAACCGTCTTTGAGCGATCCAGAAGATGTTGCAGATACAGAACTGTACAAGACATCGCAACAGGAAAATCAACTTGAGCCTTCCACTTCTCAGGCCAACG GAAAATCAATTGAGGAAACTCCCGTGTCAAAGAGAAGAAGTATATCTGATTCTTCAAAGAAACCATCGCCAACTAAGCGACTCCAATCCCCTTTAAAATCCTCGCAACAACCGAACGATCCCGAAAACGACATCGTTGGGAATG ATTCTAGACTTATTGCAAGAAAGATTGAAGCACTACAGGAAACTATGCTCCGAATTGAGAATTCAATGAACCGCCAATTCCCATTAAATTCCGCCATTGATCCGTCTACACTTCCAGTGCCTAACCGCAATCTTCTACCGACTCAATTCAATCTGTATTTGGCCTCACCCAGCGATCCTGTACGAGCACAGGGTCTGTCCAACACTGAATACAGCATATCGTTGGTTTATGTACAGCCAACAATTGTTCATCCTCTGAAAATTAATAACCCGATGATG GTCGTGCGCCTCAAAGGAAGCGTCGAATTTAGAAGCGATCCACATGCTCCAAGTCACATTTTACTCAACTCTTCAACGAGACTTGTTGACCTCGAAGCGGGTCGTACTCTTCATGTGGTCAACACAGGGGAAGAGGTCGCCTCATTTGCACTtctcgaaattttttaa